A stretch of the Chlorobiota bacterium genome encodes the following:
- a CDS encoding glycosyltransferase has product MISENEKRDIQLAINLLEDENYPVSKSETEVLSENILPTYFNLLVIAYYYPPMGLSGVQRIAKFTKYLREFGWQSTVVTVGNVGYFAYDYSLLDEVLEAEVIIEQTDTIDPLKFFKRNKNKPVEMPPDRQRRFLSKLSQVFLQPDNKIGWKKFALKRVDELFAKQKFDAVLATAPPFTSLVIANEIQKKYGIPLVLDYRDPWLDNKNHFYATPFHFKHAYKLESEAVLNADAIVTVNRRIKESLMSRYSHLTHEKVHVLPSGFDPHSMKIGARFPADKPKEKFRITYSGIFDANRSPKFFFKAVMQMFQNHPETKNKVELCFIGLLSEKYMDSAKDAGVIGALNNTGYINHSEAVSYLFGSDALWLTIYDPIITPGKIYEYIGTRKPILVLTPTNGAMIQVLRNYDAAYFAQPEDINSISNAIYAMYKAWENNELPIGNEIVSKEFDQRKLAENLSRIISHTMNIE; this is encoded by the coding sequence GTGATAAGCGAAAACGAAAAAAGAGATATTCAGCTTGCTATCAATTTGTTAGAGGATGAAAACTATCCAGTAAGCAAATCTGAGACAGAAGTTCTATCAGAAAACATTTTACCAACATATTTTAACTTACTTGTCATTGCTTATTATTATCCTCCAATGGGGCTTAGCGGTGTTCAGAGGATTGCCAAATTTACTAAATATTTACGAGAATTTGGTTGGCAAAGCACTGTTGTAACTGTTGGGAATGTTGGTTATTTTGCTTATGATTATTCTTTATTAGATGAAGTATTGGAAGCAGAAGTTATTATTGAACAAACAGACACAATTGATCCTTTAAAATTTTTTAAAAGGAATAAAAATAAACCAGTTGAAATGCCTCCAGATAGACAGAGAAGATTTTTGTCTAAATTATCACAGGTTTTTTTACAACCTGATAATAAAATTGGATGGAAAAAATTTGCTCTTAAAAGAGTTGATGAGCTTTTTGCAAAGCAAAAATTTGATGCAGTTTTGGCAACTGCCCCACCCTTTACTTCTTTAGTTATTGCTAATGAAATCCAAAAAAAGTATGGTATTCCTTTAGTATTAGATTACCGTGATCCATGGTTAGATAATAAAAATCATTTTTATGCAACACCTTTCCATTTTAAACATGCTTATAAATTAGAATCTGAAGCAGTTTTAAATGCTGATGCAATAGTTACAGTGAATCGTAGAATTAAAGAAAGTTTGATGTCTAGATACAGTCATTTAACTCATGAAAAAGTACATGTTCTCCCAAGTGGGTTTGATCCACACTCAATGAAAATTGGAGCTAGATTTCCAGCAGACAAACCAAAAGAAAAATTTAGAATTACATATAGTGGAATTTTTGATGCAAACCGTTCACCAAAATTTTTCTTCAAAGCAGTTATGCAAATGTTTCAGAATCATCCTGAAACTAAGAATAAAGTTGAGTTATGTTTTATTGGTTTGCTTTCAGAAAAATACATGGATTCTGCAAAAGATGCTGGAGTAATTGGTGCACTTAACAATACTGGATATATTAACCATTCTGAAGCAGTTAGCTATTTATTTGGTAGTGATGCTCTTTGGCTTACTATTTACGATCCAATTATTACCCCTGGTAAAATTTATGAATATATTGGAACAAGAAAACCTATATTAGTTTTAACACCTACAAATGGTGCTATGATACAAGTTCTTAGGAATTATGATGCTGCTTATTTTGCTCAACCAGAAGATATAAATAGTATTTCCAATGCTATTTATGCAATGTATAAAGCTTGGGAAAATAATGAGTTACCAATTGGAAATGAAATTGTATCTAAAGAATTTGATCAGAGGAAACTTGCTGAAAACCTTTCAAGAATTATTTCTCATACAATGAATATTGAGTAA
- a CDS encoding aminopeptidase P family protein, whose translation MLSRVTQIRDELKRLELDAIIITHVPHIRYIANFTGTSGTLVITPNKSVFFTDFRYEQQAKEELGKMFETCITKSPYEEMLKLKLVEKTSSIGFQEAYTTVSQYDDIKRCFKEAKIKKTKESVNRTVSVKTDHELTLMQKAADITDLVFTDILKIIKPGISEIEIATEISYYGRKYGAECEAFDIIVASGERGALPHGRASDKKIKKGDLVTLDFGFKYKGFCSDMTRTISVGKPTHPKAKEIYDIVLNSHNLGIENAKNGMTGKALDDVCRNEIKNAGYGDMFGHSTGHGLGIEVHEMPPVSQGGGKFLLKENIVITIEPGIYLPGEMGVRIEDDIVITKSGAKSLNNSSKEFIII comes from the coding sequence GTGTTAAGCAGAGTCACACAAATTAGAGATGAACTAAAGCGTTTAGAACTAGACGCAATTATTATAACTCATGTACCTCATATTAGGTACATAGCAAATTTTACTGGTACTTCAGGCACTTTGGTTATTACCCCAAATAAAAGTGTGTTTTTTACTGATTTTAGATATGAACAGCAAGCCAAAGAAGAATTAGGCAAAATGTTTGAAACTTGCATTACAAAAAGTCCTTATGAGGAAATGCTTAAATTAAAATTAGTAGAAAAAACTAGTTCTATAGGTTTTCAAGAAGCATACACAACAGTTTCACAATATGATGATATAAAAAGATGCTTTAAAGAAGCTAAAATCAAGAAGACTAAAGAGTCGGTTAATAGAACTGTTTCAGTTAAAACTGATCATGAGTTAACCTTAATGCAAAAAGCTGCAGATATAACTGATTTGGTGTTTACTGATATTCTTAAAATAATTAAACCAGGTATTTCAGAAATAGAAATTGCAACTGAAATTAGTTATTATGGTAGAAAGTATGGTGCAGAATGCGAAGCTTTTGATATTATTGTAGCTAGTGGTGAACGTGGTGCTTTACCTCATGGTAGAGCTTCAGATAAAAAAATAAAAAAAGGTGATTTAGTAACTCTTGATTTTGGATTTAAGTATAAAGGGTTTTGTAGTGATATGACAAGAACTATTTCAGTTGGTAAACCTACTCACCCTAAAGCAAAGGAAATTTATGATATTGTATTGAATTCTCACAATTTAGGAATTGAAAATGCTAAAAATGGTATGACTGGCAAAGCACTTGATGATGTTTGTAGAAATGAAATTAAAAATGCAGGTTATGGTGATATGTTCGGTCATTCAACAGGACACGGCTTAGGTATTGAGGTTCATGAAATGCCTCCTGTCTCACAAGGTGGTGGAAAGTTCTTGCTTAAAGAAAACATTGTAATTACAATCGAACCAGGGATTTATCTTCCCGGTGAAATGGGAGTTAGAATTGAAGATGATATTGTGATTACTAAATCTGGTGCAAAATCATTAAATAATTCTTCGAAAGAATTTATTATTATATAA
- a CDS encoding deoxyhypusine synthase family protein — protein MTRGPISQFIEKNYLHFNSAALVDAAKGYECHLIEGGKMMITLAGAMSTAELGISLAEMIRNGKVDIISCTGANLEEDLMNLVAHNHYKRVPNYRDLSPKDEWDLLEEGFNRVTDTCIPEEEAFRRLQKHIVELWTDADKKGESYLPHEFMYKLCLSGVLEKYYQIDPKNSWMIAAAEMNLPIIVPGWEDSTMGNIFASYCIKGELKPTTIKGGIEYMTFLSKWYIDNSGGKGVGFFQIGGGIAGDFPICVVPMLYQDLKMHDIPFWSYFCQISDSTTSYGSYSGAVPNEKITWGKLDINTPKFIVESDATIVAPLIFAWVLNQ, from the coding sequence ATGACAAGGGGTCCAATTTCTCAATTTATAGAAAAAAATTACTTGCACTTTAACTCTGCTGCATTAGTTGATGCAGCCAAGGGATATGAATGTCACTTGATTGAAGGGGGTAAAATGATGATTACTCTTGCTGGAGCAATGAGCACTGCTGAGCTTGGGATATCACTTGCTGAAATGATACGAAATGGCAAAGTTGATATAATATCTTGTACAGGAGCAAATTTAGAGGAAGATTTGATGAATTTAGTAGCACATAATCATTATAAACGAGTACCTAATTATCGTGATTTATCACCAAAAGATGAATGGGATTTATTAGAAGAAGGATTTAATAGAGTTACTGATACATGTATTCCAGAAGAAGAGGCTTTTAGAAGATTACAAAAACATATTGTTGAACTTTGGACTGATGCAGATAAAAAAGGGGAAAGCTACCTTCCTCATGAGTTTATGTATAAGTTATGTTTGAGTGGAGTGTTAGAGAAATATTATCAAATTGATCCAAAAAACAGTTGGATGATTGCTGCTGCTGAAATGAATTTACCAATCATTGTTCCTGGTTGGGAAGATTCAACAATGGGAAATATTTTCGCATCTTATTGTATTAAAGGAGAACTCAAACCTACAACAATTAAAGGTGGTATTGAATATATGACTTTTTTATCTAAATGGTATATCGATAATTCAGGAGGAAAAGGGGTAGGGTTCTTTCAAATTGGTGGTGGAATTGCCGGCGACTTCCCTATTTGTGTAGTTCCAATGTTATATCAAGATTTGAAAATGCATGACATACCTTTTTGGAGTTATTTCTGTCAAATATCAGATTCAACAACAAGTTATGGATCTTATTCTGGTGCAGTTCCTAACGAAAAAATAACTTGGGGTAAATTAGATATAAATACTCCTAAATTTATTGTTGAAAGTGATGCTACTATAGTTGCACCATTAATTTTCGCATGGGTTCTAAATCAATAA
- a CDS encoding aminotransferase class IV — MSLLFESIKLLDGELYNLNYHIIRMFKSQDMLFNFSNKEHLNNIISNRNLPTIGLYKCKVYYSEVITKIEVSKYKFREINSLKLIHNNEIDYSLKYSDRKLLNNLFDKKNNCDDVLIIKDGFVTDTSYSNIIFKINNYWITPNTPLLKGTCRERLISEKMIFTDEIKLGDLKKYSSFKLINSMNDFNDSKEINVENIF; from the coding sequence ATGTCCCTTTTATTTGAGTCAATAAAATTATTAGATGGTGAGTTATATAATTTAAACTATCATATTATCAGAATGTTTAAATCTCAAGATATGTTGTTTAATTTTAGTAATAAAGAACACTTAAACAATATCATTTCTAATAGAAATTTGCCTACGATTGGACTCTATAAATGTAAAGTTTATTATTCTGAAGTAATTACAAAAATTGAAGTATCGAAATATAAATTTAGAGAAATTAATTCTTTAAAATTGATTCACAATAATGAAATTGATTATTCATTAAAATATTCAGATAGAAAATTACTTAATAACTTATTTGATAAAAAAAATAATTGTGACGATGTTTTAATTATAAAAGATGGATTTGTTACTGATACTTCATATTCTAATATCATTTTTAAAATTAATAATTATTGGATTACTCCTAATACTCCATTGTTAAAAGGGACTTGTAGAGAAAGATTAATTAGCGAAAAAATGATATTTACTGATGAAATTAAATTAGGAGATTTAAAAAAATATTCATCTTTCAAATTGATAAATTCAATGAATGATTTCAATGATTCAAAAGAAATAAATGTAGAAAACATTTTTTAA
- a CDS encoding aminodeoxychorismate synthase component I, translating to MNISKAIKLMNNYGSNSQPFLFVIDFEMLNPIVIQLDQIDGNEILYKINDYSNFKSNNSILKEKIKFHFEVKPPTFHNYLESYNECIENIKLGNTYLINLTFPSEVNTNLTFLDVFKRSDSKYKLLLKDKFVLFSPETFVKINNGIISSYPMKGTIDAGIENAEEIILNDSKEKCEHATIVDLIRNDLSIVSKNVKLEKYRYLEYIKTYNKTLIQVSSKITGILSKDYKNHIGDTLISLLPAGSISGAPKKKTLEIINKVEKYKRGYYTGVFGYFDGVNLESSVMIRFIEKTSKGLIFKSGGGITFLSEAYKEYNELIDKVYVPFI from the coding sequence TTGAATATAAGTAAAGCAATAAAACTAATGAATAATTATGGTAGTAATTCTCAACCATTTTTATTTGTGATTGATTTTGAAATGCTTAATCCAATTGTAATACAGTTAGATCAAATTGATGGTAATGAAATTTTATATAAGATAAATGATTATTCTAATTTTAAATCAAATAATTCAATTCTAAAAGAAAAAATTAAATTTCATTTTGAAGTAAAGCCTCCTACTTTCCATAATTATTTAGAATCTTACAATGAATGTATTGAAAATATCAAATTGGGAAATACATATTTAATCAATCTAACTTTTCCGAGTGAAGTAAACACTAATTTAACTTTTTTAGATGTATTTAAAAGATCTGATTCAAAATACAAATTGCTTTTGAAAGACAAATTTGTATTGTTCTCACCTGAAACTTTTGTTAAAATTAACAATGGTATAATTTCATCTTATCCAATGAAGGGGACTATTGATGCAGGAATTGAAAATGCTGAAGAAATAATTCTTAATGATTCAAAGGAAAAATGTGAACATGCCACAATAGTAGATTTAATAAGAAATGACCTTAGCATTGTTTCAAAAAATGTGAAATTAGAGAAGTATCGTTATTTAGAATATATAAAAACTTATAATAAAACTCTCATTCAAGTAAGTTCAAAAATAACTGGAATTTTAAGTAAAGATTACAAAAATCACATTGGTGATACTCTAATCTCACTCCTTCCAGCTGGCTCTATAAGTGGAGCACCAAAGAAAAAAACTTTAGAAATAATTAATAAAGTAGAAAAGTACAAACGTGGATATTACACAGGTGTTTTTGGTTACTTTGATGGAGTTAATCTTGAAAGCAGCGTTATGATTCGTTTTATAGAGAAAACCTCTAAAGGATTAATTTTCAAAAGTGGTGGTGGAATAACATTTTTAAGTGAAGCATATAAAGAATACAACGAATTAATAGATAAAGTTTATGTCCCTTTTATTTGA
- a CDS encoding aminodeoxychorismate/anthranilate synthase component II → MRILIVDNYDSFTYNLFQLLEQAKDGNEIVVIKSDKILIDEVKSFDKIVFSPGAGLPREYPIMYEIIDRFYKTKPILGVCLGHQAIAESFGASLMNIGTVRHGKQMKAFIKANDYLFEGIDSEIDTGLYHSFAVSNNGFPDILEITSITSNGTIMSFKHREFDIRGIQFHPESILTPLGIIIIKNWLNKTNLYSVN, encoded by the coding sequence GTGAGAATACTTATTGTTGATAATTATGATTCCTTTACATACAATTTATTTCAACTATTAGAACAAGCAAAAGATGGCAATGAGATTGTTGTAATAAAAAGTGATAAGATACTTATTGATGAAGTTAAAAGTTTCGATAAAATTGTTTTTTCTCCAGGAGCTGGGTTACCAAGGGAGTACCCAATTATGTATGAAATAATTGATAGATTTTATAAAACTAAACCAATACTTGGTGTTTGTTTGGGTCATCAAGCCATTGCTGAATCATTCGGAGCAAGTTTGATGAATATAGGAACAGTAAGGCATGGCAAACAGATGAAAGCATTTATAAAAGCTAATGATTATTTGTTTGAAGGTATTGATTCAGAAATTGATACTGGTTTGTATCATTCATTTGCAGTATCAAATAATGGATTCCCAGATATTTTAGAAATAACATCAATTACTTCTAATGGAACAATTATGAGTTTTAAACATAGAGAATTTGATATCCGTGGTATTCAATTTCACCCTGAATCAATTTTAACTCCTCTAGGAATAATTATAATAAAAAACTGGCTTAATAAAACTAATTTATATTCTGTAAATTAG
- a CDS encoding SDR family oxidoreductase — MSRTLITGGAGFLGSHLCEKFLSEGHEVICLDNLITGSTDNIAHLFGNSKFSFINYDVTNYIFIEGDLDYILHFASPASPLDYLQHPIPTLKVGSLGTHKALGLAKAKNARFLIASTSEVYGDPLIHPQKESYWGNVNPVGVRGVYDEAKRFAEAITMAYHTYHKLETRIVRIFNTYGPRMRIKDGRAIPAFMSQALLNKPVTVFGDGSQTRSVCYVTDLVDGIYKLLMSNESDPVNIGNPHEVTMLELAREIIKITNSKSEIIFNALPEDDPKVRQPDITKAKNILNWLPVIQREEGLIKTMHYFKKAMSIT; from the coding sequence ATGTCTAGAACATTAATAACTGGAGGAGCAGGATTTCTTGGTTCACATTTATGTGAAAAATTTTTAAGTGAAGGTCATGAAGTAATTTGCTTAGACAATTTGATAACAGGTTCAACTGATAATATTGCTCATCTTTTTGGGAATAGTAAATTTTCATTTATAAATTATGATGTTACAAACTATATTTTTATTGAAGGTGATTTAGATTACATTCTCCATTTTGCTAGTCCTGCAAGCCCATTAGATTATTTACAACACCCAATTCCAACACTGAAAGTTGGGTCATTAGGTACTCATAAAGCATTAGGTTTAGCAAAAGCTAAAAATGCTCGTTTTCTAATTGCTTCAACTTCAGAGGTTTACGGTGACCCACTAATACATCCTCAAAAAGAGAGTTATTGGGGTAATGTTAATCCAGTTGGTGTACGTGGTGTTTATGATGAAGCAAAAAGATTCGCTGAAGCAATAACAATGGCATATCATACTTATCATAAATTAGAAACTCGAATTGTTAGAATTTTTAATACATATGGTCCTAGAATGAGAATAAAAGATGGAAGAGCAATACCAGCTTTTATGTCTCAAGCCCTACTTAATAAGCCTGTAACCGTTTTTGGCGATGGATCTCAAACTAGGTCTGTTTGTTATGTTACAGATTTAGTTGACGGGATTTATAAATTACTTATGTCAAATGAATCAGACCCAGTTAATATTGGAAATCCACATGAAGTTACTATGTTAGAATTAGCAAGAGAGATAATCAAAATAACTAATTCTAAAAGTGAAATTATTTTTAATGCATTGCCAGAAGATGATCCAAAAGTTAGACAACCTGATATAACAAAAGCAAAGAATATTTTAAATTGGTTGCCTGTAATTCAAAGAGAAGAAGGGTTGATTAAAACAATGCATTATTTTAAGAAAGCAATGTCAATAACTTAA
- a CDS encoding class I SAM-dependent methyltransferase codes for MNKTIRRTFKRFVNTFGFDISASKTEVQTLPDIYSNKDFINIMNECKEFTMTSTERMYGLFSAIQYIVKNNIPGDIVECGVWRGGSSMIIAKTLKLLNDTSREIFMYDTYEGMSEPTELDVDFSGQVAENKFNKIIDEKGKPVWCYADLFDVSNNMKTTGYPFNKIHLIKGKVEESIPSTIPERIALLRLDTDWYESTYHEFMHLYPILVNKGVLIIDDYGHWQGARQATDKYFSENNINMLLSRIDYTARMGIKTI; via the coding sequence ATGAACAAAACAATTCGTAGAACATTTAAAAGATTTGTAAATACATTTGGGTTTGATATTAGCGCTTCTAAAACTGAAGTGCAAACACTCCCAGATATTTATTCTAATAAAGATTTTATTAATATCATGAATGAATGTAAAGAATTTACAATGACCTCCACTGAACGTATGTACGGACTTTTTTCTGCAATACAATACATCGTAAAAAATAATATACCTGGAGATATTGTTGAATGTGGTGTATGGAGAGGGGGAAGCTCAATGATTATTGCAAAAACTTTGAAATTGTTAAATGATACTTCTCGTGAAATTTTTATGTATGACACTTATGAAGGAATGAGTGAACCAACTGAATTAGACGTAGATTTTTCTGGCCAAGTTGCTGAAAATAAGTTCAACAAAATTATTGATGAAAAAGGCAAACCAGTTTGGTGTTATGCTGACTTGTTTGACGTTTCAAATAATATGAAAACAACTGGTTATCCTTTCAATAAAATTCACTTAATTAAAGGTAAAGTTGAAGAGTCAATACCATCAACAATTCCTGAGAGAATTGCCTTGTTAAGGCTTGATACCGATTGGTATGAATCAACTTATCATGAGTTTATGCATTTATATCCGATATTAGTAAACAAGGGAGTTTTGATTATTGATGATTATGGCCATTGGCAAGGAGCAAGGCAAGCTACAGATAAATATTTTTCTGAAAACAATATCAATATGTTGTTGAGTAGAATTGATTATACAGCTAGAATGGGAATCAAAACAATATAA
- the pheS gene encoding phenylalanine--tRNA ligase subunit alpha, whose amino-acid sequence MKEEIQKLKEKIESELHEISTIARAEAFKLEYIVRKGKVAELFEKLKDVPNEMKRDVGKSLNDLKLFAEGVYKEATEKYSTKVSESTIDLTLPARKLYHGAEHPVMQTISEIENIFTRMGFEIAKGPDIEDDYHNFGALNFAEDHPARDMQDTFFVEHEGKDDILLRTHTSSVQIRFMEKNKPPIRAIMPGRVYRNEAISGRALAEFHQVEGLCIDKDVTMANLKGVLVDFAKAYYGDQTKFRFRTSYFPFTEPSMEMDIYWGLNNDKDYMITKGTGWLEILGCGMVHPSVLKDCNIDPDEYSGYAFGMGIERTVMLKTGIDDIRLFYENDLRVWEQLY is encoded by the coding sequence ATGAAAGAAGAAATACAAAAATTAAAAGAAAAAATAGAATCTGAGTTACATGAGATTTCAACAATTGCAAGAGCTGAAGCTTTTAAATTGGAATACATTGTAAGAAAAGGAAAGGTTGCAGAGTTGTTTGAAAAGTTAAAGGATGTACCCAATGAGATGAAAAGAGATGTTGGTAAGTCATTAAATGATTTAAAATTATTTGCTGAAGGAGTTTATAAAGAAGCAACTGAAAAATACTCAACCAAGGTATCTGAATCAACAATTGATTTAACTTTACCAGCTAGAAAGTTATATCATGGAGCAGAACACCCAGTAATGCAAACAATTTCAGAAATTGAAAACATATTCACAAGAATGGGATTTGAAATTGCAAAGGGTCCAGATATAGAAGATGATTATCATAATTTTGGTGCATTAAATTTTGCTGAGGATCATCCTGCACGGGATATGCAAGATACTTTTTTTGTGGAACATGAAGGAAAGGATGATATACTTTTAAGAACCCATACATCTTCGGTTCAAATCAGATTTATGGAAAAGAATAAGCCACCAATTAGAGCAATTATGCCGGGAAGAGTGTATAGGAATGAAGCAATTTCTGGAAGAGCATTAGCAGAGTTTCATCAAGTTGAGGGGTTATGCATTGATAAAGATGTTACCATGGCAAATTTAAAGGGAGTATTAGTAGATTTTGCAAAGGCATATTATGGAGATCAAACAAAATTTAGATTTAGAACATCTTACTTCCCTTTTACAGAACCAAGTATGGAAATGGATATTTATTGGGGATTAAATAATGATAAAGATTATATGATAACTAAAGGGACAGGTTGGCTTGAGATATTAGGTTGTGGAATGGTTCATCCAAGTGTTTTAAAAGATTGTAATATTGACCCAGATGAATATTCTGGATATGCTTTTGGAATGGGGATTGAAAGAACTGTAATGTTAAAAACTGGTATAGATGATATTAGATTATTTTATGAAAATGATTTAAGAGTTTGGGAACAACTATATTAA